The genomic segment GTCAACGTGATATTTCTCTCTTTATCGCCTTTCCTATAAGAATAAAATAATTCATAAGGGGATTCTATCTCTGGAAAAAGATAAATTCTCTCAATTCCTAAATTTTTTAAAATATTGATGTTTGCTTCCTTAAGAGAGAGAAAATATTTGCCGTCTTTAAAATAAACACAAGGTGAGCCAAATTTATTGAAGAGATTTGCAATCTCTTCACTAACTTCGTAGTCTTCCCATTTTATGCAATAACCAAGCACAACTTCCCACTCAAGAGGTTTTATCCCATAAATTTCCTTCATTTTTAACACAAAATTTTTCGGAAATTCAAGAACTGTTCCCCTCCAACCAATATGAAGAAGTCCAAGAAGTTCTTTCTGTTTATGGTAAAAGGTTAGTGGAAGACAATCTGCCGTTCTAACATACAAACCTACATTTTTCTCTTGGGTGAAAAGCCCATCTCCAACCAATTTTACTCCAAAACTTGCCTTATGAATTATTGCAGAGTGAATTTGAATAAGACCTACAGTTTTACATTTTATAAAATCAAGAGGATTAAAATATTTTGTTCCCTGAATCACTTTTACTTTTGGTTCAAAATAAAATTCATACCATTCTTTTTCGCCTTCAACTCTTTTCTGCCAAGATTTGGTATCTTTATTCATAGCCAAAAATTTATCTTATTTTAAAAAAAATCAAGAGAAAATAAAAATTGGAACTAATCTGGTTTTTTCGAATCTAATATAATTAAAAAAGAGCATGCTCTTTAAAAGAAAGGAGGTTTATATGCGTAAGATTTATTTAATTTTACTTTTATCTCTATCACTTTTTGGGGTAAGTAAGTTAAAGATAAATGGTGATTCGGTGGCTACAATTATAATAGGAGATACTCTATTTTTAGAGGTAAACTTAGATGGAGATTCTTTAGCCTCTTTGGAGGTCTATATGGATCTTAATAATAATGGAATTCTTGAAGAAGGAGAGCCACCTTTATACTATGGGTGTTTAATTGATGGAAGCTGGGAAGACATTGATGAGAAGAAAAATATCTATTTTTCAACAGTGGTGAGATCCTCCAAGATTGAGATTCCTACAGGTGACTTTATTGTTATAGTAAGAGATGAAGCAGGACTAGATCAAGCAATACTCCATGTTCAGCCTCCTATAGGTGGACCTCTTACTGGAAAGATATTCTTTCCTAGTCCCCTCCCAATTAATGCTTCAGGTGTATTGGTAAAAGCTGTCCCTTGTTTTAAGGACGCAGCTCAAGAAGAAATAGGATCCTTAATTGACATAACGAATCAGGAAGGAGAATATAGCATTTCTGTCCCCACGCTTCAATATTATAAGATTCTCACACTTCCTCCTAATGAAGTTTTCCCTGGATTTTTAGGGACTTTATCTCGGGATTCAGCTATACCTGGGGAAAAATCTTTAGATGATACTTTGATTGCCACGGATGGCTCTTTGTTTAAATGTATATTCCTTAAAGAAATGACACAAGAGCCTCCCACCCCTTATACTTCTCCAATAATGACTTTTATCTCCGGTCTTTTCATAGATCCTTCCGGAATGATTGAAACTTTAATCCCTTGCTTTAAAACCGGGGTTGGGAAATTAGGAGAGGGAAGTTTCTTGTTGCGGTCTTCTTCTTTGGGAAATTCATGGGAGGTGGAGTTCTTTCAAAAATATGATCCTTACTCAATGACTCCCCCAAAGAGATCTTTTTCATTCGTTGAGGTTCCGGATACTATAATAGATACAATTATTGTTGAACCTTGTGATGCACAGATAGCAGGGACTGTTTTTGTAGATGGAGTTCCTACAGATGGGATAGAAGTTTGGGCTTTTTCCCCTGGAATTGGAAAGGCTCCAAGCTCAGGGACTTTCTCTACAGGCTTTTATAGACTTCTTGTTTCTTCTAAACCGATGTCTTATACAGTCGGATTAAGTGATTTCCCTGATTCCTTATATGGAGGACCTAAAAATGTCTCCCCTGGCTCAAGCGGTGTAAACTTCTATGTAAAAACGATGGGGATAAAAGAGGAGGAACGTTCTTCCAACTTAGAAGCTTTCCCGACCCTTCTTATTTCCTCTACCTTGCTTGAGGTAAAAGGAGTAACTAAAAAAGATGCAGCTCTCAAGCTGTTTGATGTAACTGGAAAGATGGTTGGGGTAATTCCTCAGAAGGAATTTATAGGAAATACCGCAAGATATGAAATAGATATTAATAGACTTCCAGGAGGAATTCTCTTTGGGAAAATTGAAAACGAAAAAGGAACTATAAAGCTCACTCTTTTAAGATAAATAAAACACCTCTAAAAAGGAAGGTGCTAAAAATAGCACCTTCCTTTTTAGTTCTTGTTTTAATTAACAATATAATTATCTTAGACACTTTTAAGCTACCCTATTTTCTACTCGAAATTAAAACAATATTTTTTGACATTATTATTTTATATTTTACATTTTTAAAAAATTAAGTGCTTGGAGTTAAAGGCTATGTGTTTTGGACCATTTTTTGTAAGAAATTATTTTTAATGACAAATTTTAAAAATGAGGGGAGAAAATCGCGAGATAAAGAAGATCAATATAAAGTAGCTTTTGAGACTGCGGCAACGAGTATTGTAATAATAGAAAATGATATGACAATATCCCTAATAAATAAGGAATTTGAACGTCTCTCAGGGTTCAAAAGAGAAGAAATAGAAGGAAAGAAAAAGTGGACCGAGTTTGTTGCAAGAAAAGAAGATTTGGAGAGGATGAAGAGATACCATATAGATAGGAGAAAAGACCCGAATTCTGTTCCAAAAAATTATGAATTTAAATTTATTGATAGATATGGTAAGCTGAAAGACGTTTATATTTCTGTAGACATTATTCCTGGAACAGATAAAAGTGTGGCTTCTTTATTAGACATTACAGAAAGAAAAGAAAGGGAAGAAGAATATAAAAGTTTAATCAATGGAATGAATGAAACTGCTTTTGTAATTAATTTTGATGGTAAATTTATAGAAGTTAACGATAGAGCTTTAGAAGTCTTAGAATACTCAAGAGAAGAATTTTTAAAAATGGGGCCAACTGATATTGATGCTCACCTATCTAAAGAAGAAATAGAAAATCTTATAAAAGGAATGAGAAAAGGAGAAAAGCAAGTTTTTTCTACTCTTCATAGAACAAAAAAAGGAAAGATAATTCCTGTGGAAATTAGTTCGAGTTTAATAACTTATAAGGGTAATCCTGCGATCTTAAGTATTGCAAGAGATATAACAGATAGAGAAAAGGCAGAAAAGGCATTGAGAGAAAGTGAGGAAAGGTTCCAAACAGTAATAGAAAATATGCCATACGGTGTATGTTTACATAACATTGAGGGAGAAGTCTTGCTTGTAAATAATGCGTTTTGTGAACTTTCTGGATACAAAAGAGAAGAACTCCTAAAAATGAGAATAAAAGACTTTGATCCTGAAAGCGAGACAAGAAAAGATAAAAAAAGGTTCTGGCTTAAATTAGGGAAAGGAGAATTTGCCAGATTAGAATCCACTCTCTATCGAAAGGATGGATCTTCTTTCCCTGCAGAGATATGTATTAGTGCAATCTCCTTAAGAGGGGAAAAAATGATCTTGGGAATTGTTCAAAATATAAAAGAAAGAAAAGAAGCGATTGAGAAGCTTAAGGAAAGCGAAGAAAAATATAGAAATCTATATGAAAGTTTAGTAGATGCTTTTGTTAGATTTGACATGGAAGGTAATATAATTGAATTTAATAAGACTTACTTAGAAATGCTTGGATATTCTGAAGAGGAAATAAAAAAAATGAAAAATACAGATTTAACTCCTTCAAAATGGCATAAAATGGAGAAAGAGATAATAAAAGAGCAAATTATAAAAAAGGGTTACTCGGAAGTTTATGAGAAGGAGTACATTAGAAAAGGTGGGGAGATTTTCCCTGTAGAATTAAGAGCTTTTTTAATCCGCAATAATGATGGAACCCCTAATAGTATTTGGGCGATTGTTAGAGACATAACTGAGCGAAAAGAGTTAGAGAAAGAGTTAAGGAAGATAGAGAGACTTGAATCTTTAGGGGTCCTTGCCGGTGGAATTGCTCATGATTTTAACAACCTCCTTACAGGAATTCTTGGTAATTTATCTCTTGCTGAAATAAAAGAAGAAGGAGGAGAAGACATAAAAGAGCTATTAGAAGAAGCAAAAGATGCTGCTCTTCAAGCAAAGGAGTTAACCCAGCAACTTTTAACTTTTTCAAAGGGTGGTGAGCCAATAAAAGGGGAAGTTTCAATAGAGGAGATAATAAGAAAAACAGCAGAATTTGCCCTTAGAGGTTCAAATGTTAAGTGTTCATATGATTTTCCAAAAGGTCTTTGGAAGGTGGAAGTGGATAAGGGTCAAATAGCCCAGGTAATAGAGAATCTTACAATAAATGCAAAACAGGCGATGCCCGAGGGGGGAGAAATAAAAATTAAAGCTGAGAATCTAATACTTGAAAATTCGCAACCCATCCCTTTAAAAAAGGGTAAGTACATAAAAATTACATTTATGGATGAAGGAGTAGGAATTCCTGAGGAGAATTTACCTCGTATATTTGATCCTTTCTTTACCACTAAAAAAAGAGGTAGTGGGCTTGGTCTTGCAATTGTCCATTCTATTATTCAAAAACATAATGGATTTATTACTGTTGATTCTAAATTAAAAAGTGGGACTACCTTCTTTATTTACCTCCCAGCAATGGAAAAGAAACTTGAAGAAATAGTGAAAGAAGAAATAAGAATTGATTCCACTCTTAAAGGAAAAGGCAAAATTCTTGTTATGGATGATGAAGAAACCGTTCGAAATACAATTAAGGGAATCCTTAAAACTCTTGGATATTCTGTTCTCTTAACTAAAAACGGGGAAGAGGCTATAAGAAAATATAAAGAAGCCATTAAGAAAAAAGAGCCATTTGATGCTGTTATTCTTATCTAACTGTTCCTGGAGGGATGGGAGGTAAAGAGGTAATAAAAAGACTTTTGAAAATCAACCCAAAGGTTAAAGCTATAGTTTCAAGTGGTTATTCTAATGATCCAGTTATGTCCCATTATAAAGATTACGGATTTTCTGCAGTAGTCATAAAACCTTATGATGTTTACGAGCTTAGTAAAGCATTGAAAAGTATTCTTCCATAGAGAAAAGAGCTTATATAAAAAGATTTTTTTAAGAAACTTGACAATTAGTTTATTCTAAATAAGTTTCTTAGAATTAAAGATGTATAAAATTGGGTTACTTGTTGGGACAAGACCTGATGCAATAAAGATGGCACCTTTGGCAATGGTTTTGAAGAAAACAAGGGTTTTTTCTCCGTTTGTTATTGCAAGTGCTCAACATAGGGAATTATTAGATCAAGTTATACATCTTTTTGGTCTAAAAGTAGATGTAGATTTTAATTTGATGAAGGAAGATCAAGATCTTTTTTATATCACAGGAAGCTTACTTAAAAAAATGAAAAACATTTTAGAAAAAGAAAATTTAGATCTTCTTTTAGTCCAAGGTGATACAACCACAAGTTTTGTGGCTGCTCTATCTGCTTTTTACAAGAAGATCCCTATAGGCCATATTGAGGCAGGGTTAAGAACCTTTGATAAATATCAACCCTTTCCGGAGGAGATAAATAGGATTTTTATTGATAATATTAGTGATCTTTTGTTTGCTCCAACGGATTGGGCGAAAGAGAATTTAATAAAAAGTGGGATACCAATAGATAAAATATATGTGACCGGAAATACAGGAATTGATGCGCTTTTTTGGGTTATTAAAAACACAAAACCAGACAAAAAGATTGAAGAATTAGTTGAAAATAAAAAGAAGGTAATCTTATTTACCTGTCACAGAAGAGAAAGCTTTGGAAGCCCAATGGAGGAGATATTTGAAGCTGTTAGGGAAATAGCAAAAAGGAAGGATACTTTAATTGTTTATCCTGTTCATCCTAATCCCAATGTTAAAGAAAAAGCCAAACGGATCTTAGGAGGGGTTTCTAATATAAAATTAATTAAGCCTCTTAGTTATGAAAATTTGGCGTTTCTTTTATCAAAGGCTTATCTTGCCTTAACAGACTCGGGTGGAATTCAAGAAGAGGCTCCTTCTTTTGGGGTTCCTGTTTTTGTATTAAGGAATAAAACAGAACGTCCAGAGGGAATTGAGTGTGGTGTAGCGAAGCTATTGGGGACAAATAAACACAAAATTCTTGAAGAGGTTACAAAGATATTAGATAATGAAGAGGAGCGAAAGAAAATGAGTAAGAAAAAAAATCCCTATGGTGATGGGAAGGCGAGTGTTAGAATTTTAAAAATACTTAAAGAGTTCTTTGGATAGTTTGCGATGAGAATTCTTCTTAATGGAATGTATTTTTATCCAGAAGTTGGAGGAATGGAAGTTCATATGTTGAATCTTGCTATTGAGTTTTTAAGACTTGGAGATAGGGTGGAAGTGGTTACATCTAATTCTGCCAAAATGGGTGAAAAAGAGGTTTATAAAGGTATTCTTATAATAAGAACCCCTTTTTTCGGTAAAAATTTACTTGGATGGATTTTAACGACCTTATTTTCTATCCCTGTTTTTTTAAAAAGGTCCAAAAAGGCAGATATTGTTCATGGTCATGACATTGCTTCAATACTTCCGTGTATGATTGCAAAAAAATTCAAAAAGAAGCCTTTTATTCTTACATTACATAGTTCTCACTTCATAAAACTTTCAGAAAATTTCATATTTAAAAAATATTTTAGGTGGGGCATAAAAGGTGCTGATTACGTTTTTGCTGCAAGTAAGGAAATAAAAGAGATTGCAAATAAATTGGCGCCAGAAAAAGAAGTAGAAACCATTGTTAACCCTGTTAATACAGAGTTTTTTTCTCCTTGGGCAAAGCCAATTATTAGGAGAAAAAAGGGAGAATTTTTATTAATTTGTCCACGTCGGCTTGTTGAAAAAAATGGGGTTCAATTTTTAATTGAAGCAATGCCTAAAATCTGTAAAGACAAAAAAGTAAAATTAGTAGTGGTTGGAGAGGGACCATTAAAGGATAGAATAGAGAAAAGAATAAAAGAACTTAAAATAGAAAAGAATGTTTTTCTTATAGGAAGTTTACCTAACGACAAAATGCCAGGTCTATTTGTAAGCGGAGATTTAGTGGTAATTCCTTCTCTTATGGAAGCAACTTCTATAGCAGCTCTTGAGGCAATGTCTTGTGGAAAGCCAGTAGCCGCAAGTAGAGTAGGTGGTTTGGTTGAGCTAATAGATGAAAAAGTAGGATTCTTAATGGAACCTAAGAATCCAGAAGATATAGCGAGAAAAATAAATCTTGCTTTTAATAATGTTAATTTACTGAAAAAGAAAGGAGAATTAGCAAGAAAAAAAGTCATTAGTAATTGGGGGTTAGATAAACTTGTGGAGAGACATAGAGAAGTTTATCTTTCTTTCTTAAAATTATCCCATTGACATAAATATTCAAATATATTATTATACTTACGCATAAGGATTAGATATGGAAATGGATAATTATAAAAAAAGTGTTTTATCATCAGGAGTCACTGTCTGTTCTGAATTTGTCCCTTATGCCTCTTCTGTTGCAATTGGCATTTTTGTCGTTGTGGGATCAAGGGATGAGAAAAAGGAGAAGGAAGGGATATCGCATTTCACTGAGCATGCAGTTTTTAAAGGGACAAAGACTCGGACCGAGAGAGAAATTTCTTTCGCAATAGAGTCAAGAGGGGGTTATTTAAATGCATCAACTTCTAGGGAGTGGACCTCTCTTTATGCTCATGTTCTACCCGAAGATCTCGAGCTTGCAGTTGATGTTCTTGGAGATATGGTAGAAAATCCTCTTTTTTTAGAAGAAGATTTAGATGCAGAGAGAGAAATTATCTTACAAGAGATTAAAATGGTAAATGATTCTCCAGAAAATTTGGTTTTTGACTATTCATTTAAAAGCACTTTCGGAGAGGAACATCCATTATCCAGATTTATATTGGGAAGGGAGGAATCTGTAAAAAGTATAAATCGTAATGATATTTTAGAATTCTGGGGAGAACATTGGTCCTCTAATAGAATTTTTGTGTCTGCTGCGGGA from the candidate division WOR-3 bacterium genome contains:
- a CDS encoding polyphenol oxidase family protein — encoded protein: MNKDTKSWQKRVEGEKEWYEFYFEPKVKVIQGTKYFNPLDFIKCKTVGLIQIHSAIIHKASFGVKLVGDGLFTQEKNVGLYVRTADCLPLTFYHKQKELLGLLHIGWRGTVLEFPKNFVLKMKEIYGIKPLEWEVVLGYCIKWEDYEVSEEIANLFNKFGSPCVYFKDGKYFLSLKEANINILKNLGIERIYLFPEIESPYELFYSYRKGDKERNITLTLIES
- a CDS encoding PAS domain S-box protein, which translates into the protein MTNFKNEGRKSRDKEDQYKVAFETAATSIVIIENDMTISLINKEFERLSGFKREEIEGKKKWTEFVARKEDLERMKRYHIDRRKDPNSVPKNYEFKFIDRYGKLKDVYISVDIIPGTDKSVASLLDITERKEREEEYKSLINGMNETAFVINFDGKFIEVNDRALEVLEYSREEFLKMGPTDIDAHLSKEEIENLIKGMRKGEKQVFSTLHRTKKGKIIPVEISSSLITYKGNPAILSIARDITDREKAEKALRESEERFQTVIENMPYGVCLHNIEGEVLLVNNAFCELSGYKREELLKMRIKDFDPESETRKDKKRFWLKLGKGEFARLESTLYRKDGSSFPAEICISAISLRGEKMILGIVQNIKERKEAIEKLKESEEKYRNLYESLVDAFVRFDMEGNIIEFNKTYLEMLGYSEEEIKKMKNTDLTPSKWHKMEKEIIKEQIIKKGYSEVYEKEYIRKGGEIFPVELRAFLIRNNDGTPNSIWAIVRDITERKELEKELRKIERLESLGVLAGGIAHDFNNLLTGILGNLSLAEIKEEGGEDIKELLEEAKDAALQAKELTQQLLTFSKGGEPIKGEVSIEEIIRKTAEFALRGSNVKCSYDFPKGLWKVEVDKGQIAQVIENLTINAKQAMPEGGEIKIKAENLILENSQPIPLKKGKYIKITFMDEGVGIPEENLPRIFDPFFTTKKRGSGLGLAIVHSIIQKHNGFITVDSKLKSGTTFFIYLPAMEKKLEEIVKEEIRIDSTLKGKGKILVMDDEETVRNTIKGILKTLGYSVLLTKNGEEAIRKYKEAIKKKEPFDAVILI
- the wecB gene encoding UDP-N-acetylglucosamine 2-epimerase (non-hydrolyzing) — protein: MYKIGLLVGTRPDAIKMAPLAMVLKKTRVFSPFVIASAQHRELLDQVIHLFGLKVDVDFNLMKEDQDLFYITGSLLKKMKNILEKENLDLLLVQGDTTTSFVAALSAFYKKIPIGHIEAGLRTFDKYQPFPEEINRIFIDNISDLLFAPTDWAKENLIKSGIPIDKIYVTGNTGIDALFWVIKNTKPDKKIEELVENKKKVILFTCHRRESFGSPMEEIFEAVREIAKRKDTLIVYPVHPNPNVKEKAKRILGGVSNIKLIKPLSYENLAFLLSKAYLALTDSGGIQEEAPSFGVPVFVLRNKTERPEGIECGVAKLLGTNKHKILEEVTKILDNEEERKKMSKKKNPYGDGKASVRILKILKEFFG
- a CDS encoding glycosyltransferase family 4 protein, with the protein product MRILLNGMYFYPEVGGMEVHMLNLAIEFLRLGDRVEVVTSNSAKMGEKEVYKGILIIRTPFFGKNLLGWILTTLFSIPVFLKRSKKADIVHGHDIASILPCMIAKKFKKKPFILTLHSSHFIKLSENFIFKKYFRWGIKGADYVFAASKEIKEIANKLAPEKEVETIVNPVNTEFFSPWAKPIIRRKKGEFLLICPRRLVEKNGVQFLIEAMPKICKDKKVKLVVVGEGPLKDRIEKRIKELKIEKNVFLIGSLPNDKMPGLFVSGDLVVIPSLMEATSIAALEAMSCGKPVAASRVGGLVELIDEKVGFLMEPKNPEDIARKINLAFNNVNLLKKKGELARKKVISNWGLDKLVERHREVYLSFLKLSH